The Terriglobus roseus sequence CACCGAGTGCACAGCCCGCCAGACCGCTGCGCAGTCGCTGCTTACCTTCAACAGCGGTTTGTCCCTTGTGACGGCTGACGATGGGATCACCGCGAACTCTTACAGGTATGCCAAGACACTTGCGGATGCTTCGGCGAGCGCCGCTCCGCTCAAGACAGTATTCCCCGCAAACAATGGGCTTGCCGCCCAGTTGAAGCAGATCGCACAGATCATCGCGATCCGTTCGGCGCTTGGTGTTGATCGGCAGATATTCTTCTGCGGTATCGGTAATTTCGACACTCACAGCACGCAGTTGACGACGCAGGCCACGTTACTGGCGGGCATCTCGGCAGCCATTGGTGCGTTTTATCAATCCACTCAGGAACTTGGTGTAGCCGATCAGGTGACAACCTTCACCATGAGCGACTTCGCACGGACTCTGCAGCCGAACAGCAACGGCGGCAGCGACCACGGATGGGGTTCGCATCACTTCGTTGTGGGTGGATCCGTGCTCGGCAACAAGATCTACGGTACTTATCCCACACTGGCACTCGGCGGCCCGGATGACAGCGGCACGAACGGACGGTGGATACCTTCAACGGCCAGCGTGCAATATGCTTCCACGCTGGCGCAGTGGTTCGGCGTAGACCAGTCTGCGATGGCGCAGGTATTCCCCACCCTGAGCGGCTTTAAGACGACAAGCCTGGGCTTCCTGGGATAGCAGCAGAGTAAATCCCCGCGGTGAACAGAGCCCATACTTCACTGCTGCGCTGGAAGTCCCGGGCCCACTTTGCCTGTCGTCAGCGCTCAATCGAAGGAAGGTCTATCGGTCGCTGCGCGCTAGAAACTGTACCGCAGGCCACCCTCGACGCGGCGTCCGTTGTCTGCCTGGTAGGGCTGGTTAAACAGCGGGGATCCGACAACACTTCCCACCGAAGAGACGTTCCGGTGATTCAGCACATTGGAACTGCGGACGTTCGCGGTCAGCGATTGCGGATGCTCTGCCTTTGCGTCGTGCCTGAGTTTGAAGGTCCGCTGAAGGTTGGTATCGAGGTTGAAGGTCCAGGGCATGTGCCCCGCGTTACGTCCAAGCGTGGGGCCTGCGCCCGCTGTCGCCAGGAAACCATACGGTGTCCTGTAGCCGCAGTTGCTGGTCACAGATGCGGAGCAGATCGGTGTGCCAGTCGCAGCGAGACGCGGACGATCGTTGAAGTTTCCATCGCCATTGTTATCAAAGCCAGTCGTGATGTTGAACAGCCGGTCCCCCTGCGCATTGAGATTCCCGCTGAGCTGCAGAGCCCAGGGTAGCTTTGCCGTGGCGTTGCCGAAGACGTTCCACAATGCGTTCCCTGCACGTCGGGCGAACTCTCCCGCGTTCGATCCGGTTGTCTGCGGTGCCGTGAAAGGGTCGTCGTTGTTCTCGTCGATGATCGCCTGACGTGTGCTCCCGATCGTAAGCTGTACACGCTTCAAGGACTGATTGCTCAGGCCCATGAAAACAACATTGCCGTAGCCGCGAGCCGTGGGCTGCCACTGCAGGATGTTGACGTTTGGCTGGAGCGGACGCGGGCCCAGTGGATCGCCGTTCGTCGGTGCGTTGATATTCTCTGTGCGCGTGTAATGCCAGAACTGCGCCAGATGATAGTCCGCGGAGATGGTCCATCCCTTGCCGATGGTATGGCTGAAGCCGATATTTTCAATGCCGTAGAACAGATTCGGCAGATGCGGCTGAATGGTTCGGATGGACTGTAGTGGCGTGGCTCCAAGGAACGCGTTGCACGTGTCGGGATCAAAGCTGCCCGGGCACATCGGCGAATAGATGAGGCTGGTCACACGGTCGGTGCCGTCCATGCCGAGTAACTGGGCAAAGCTATGCGCGGTGAACCGGCCCGAGAAAAGTCCCGCGTGCGCGTGCAGCGTCCATGTGGATTTCTTATCGGGCGCCCAGGAGATTCCAAGACGCGGATTGATGTTGTTATGTACCATCGGTTTGTTTTGCGTGTAATACCGCAGCCCGAGCGCGACGTGAAGACGTGGCAATACCTTCCAATCGTCCTGCACAAAGAATGCAAACCGATACTGCGTCATGTTGAGCGTGGGCGTGCCACTGACATTGGAGTACTGCGTCGGCGCGCCGCCGGCCCATCCGTTCAGGGCGCGCACATACTGCTCGACGCCCGTAATCGTCTCGCTGCCCGCGGTGGCGTTGTGGTTTGCATCCAGGACCGGCGCGGTACCGCCCCCGAAGATCCACGACCCGTTGAATTTGTTGGTATAGCGGAAGCGCTCGCGCAGGAACTCCGATTGAAATCCAACCTTCAGCAGGTGCTTCGAGAAATTGAAGATGACGTCGTCGTCAAACTCTGCATCAACCTCGTGGTCACGCAGAGCTCCATCGCTGTTGCCGCCTGAGGTGAAGGCACCCGCCACCTGCAGCTGAGGTTTGAAAGAATTCGGAACCTGGTCTCTGCCGTCAATCTCGATACCGAGACGTGCCTCATGCATCGCCTTTGCGGAGAGCGTTGTGACGTCGGTGAGGTGGACGTTGTGATCGTAAAGCTCACCGTCGTACGCTCCTTCCGCAAGCGTGGATCCGCCAGCGCCGACGTTCTCACGATGGTTGTGCCAGGCATCGAAGCTCGCGATCAAGGTGTTTTTCGAACCCAGCTGCCAGTCAACCTTCGCCATGCCGACCCAGAGACGTTGCGGTGCTGGTACATTTTGGAGGATTGCCGTCTGAACACCCGCGGCATTCACACCTACCGCATTGACGGTGGCGAAGTTGTCGATCGAGCGATGTTCAAGATTCAGGATGAAGTCAGACCCTTTGCTTCGGATGGGGCCGGTGAGTTCGAAGCCATAGCGCTGTTTACCGATGGCAGCCCGAGTGACGGAGAACGGGTCTCGAGCATTCATCCACGCGCTTGAATTGGTGGTGAACACAGCCCCGTGGTATGCCGACTGGCCCGGCTTCGTATACACCTCGATCTGTCCACCGCCGAAGGGTGGGTTGCGGTATTCCGAGGAGAAGAGATCCGGGTTGACCTTGATGTAAGCAATCGAGGACTTGGGCGGCAGCGTCACATGGTTGTCGCCCCCCTGAAAGCCGTCGACGGAGACCGTGGCGCTGGACGGACTGCCGCCGCCTGCAGCGGCCATCTGCTGCAGTTCGCGGAGAAGATCATCGGGATCATCGGCAAGAGATTGCAGTTGCTGGCCCTTGATGGTCTGCGTGGGGCCAGTCGAGACGGGTGAGTTCTCAGCAGCAGGATCGTCGTCATTGTCGCTAACGTCGACGCTGGTTGTGACGACAGCCGGCACCATTCGAACGGCGAGATCCGCAGCTCTGGGCACGCTGACAGGAAGGTCAACCGACGAGAAGCCGTCGAACGTGATGTGAAGCATATGACGCCCAGCAGGAACGCAGGCGATGCGGAAACGCCCGTAGGCATCGCCGAGCACCGCATCATTGGAGTCGAGTCTTACGGATGCGCCAGGAATGATGGCAGAGGTCGCGTCATGGACCACACCCGCAACTGGCGTGCAGCCGGTTTGTGCCGGTGCAGTCGTGCTGAAGGCGAGCGCGGGCGCAACGCCCGCAGCAAGGGCGAATAGAGACTGGTTCACGGCTTACTCCTGAATCGTTGATCTACACGTCGTTGATCTTCAGGCGGAGACCAGCCCGGGCTTCTTGAAAGGTGACGGTAAGTACGCGGACTGAGTGGGATTTCTGCACACGAATACGAACGCCCGGGTTCGGGGGAACGCAAAATCTCGTAGAAATAAAGAAGGACGCGGCGGGGGATGCCGCGCCGCCCCATTACTCTTCCAGCTTGAAGATCTTGATCTTGATGAGTTTCGCGAGTGTCAGGTCATTCAGGCCGCGCGCACGCATGCGGTCCACAAATGGCCGATCGATTTTGAAGATCGACATCTGGATCAGCTCTGACTCAGTCGGTTGAAAGCCCAGTGCCTTCGCCTCTCGCACTTTGTCTGGGGTCACGCCAACTGCTTTCATTTCGGTGAGCTTGCCGGCACGCAGTTCGGGATACCCGGCAGCAGCCATCGCATGGATGTAATTGCCATCGACATGAAGGGCACGTAAGCCGGACAGCTTGCTGGTGGAGAGCTCCGTCACGCCAAGTTCTTTCATCTCTCTTGCCCACGCAGGCGTGATGTCCAGCATGAGAAAGCTGAGTTGCTTGCGCGGCGTGATGCCGTCAAAGCCCATGGCCGCCATTCCACCGGCGAAGACGGGGCTGGCATTGAAACGGAAGCGTCCTGAGAGCGCGCCGTCATGCACGATGCCCTCGCAGGCCAGGTCCCCCGCATCTCCGGTGGCGTGTGCCGACAGCTGCGCGCCATCAGCCTGGAGCGCCTGTTGCGTGATGCCGGTCCAACGCCGCCACTCCATGCTCGAGTTCGACATCTCCATGCATCCGCCCGAGTCCTTGTCGCAGTTGCTCTCCGACAACATGACCTGCGCCGTCGATGGCTTGTCCGTCCGTTGCGATGCTGAGATGATGCATAGACCGCCCATCGTCTGCGACACACAGGTTGCTGACGGCATAGAGACAAGCAGTAAGAGAAGAAGTCGTTTCATGATCATCACCCTTGTGTTGGTGCTTCGTTGGAAATGGACGCAGATGTCCTTCTGCTCTCAGAAGAGGGCAGCGACGGAGGTAGAGCGGGCGTTTTAATTCGTTAGTTCAGCAGACCGGACATCTTAAGCTTGGTAAGTTTCTCCAGGCTGGCGCTATTGAATCCGTTGGCCTTCGCTTTCGCGATAAAGTCCGCATCGATATGGAATACCGTCGCCTGACGCATTGCGTGGCTATCCGCGCCCGGGAAGGTGGACTTCAGCCACTTTGCATACTCCGGTGTCATACCCTGGGCTCGCATCGAAATCAGCTCATGTGCATTCATGCCGGAGAATCCCGCAGCCGCCATCGAGCTTGCATACTCCGGCGTCACACCAACAGCTTTCATGCTCACAGCCTCATGCAGATCGGCAGGCGCAATGCCGCTGGACTTCAACGCTGCGACATACTCCGGGGTTACGCCGACAGACTTCATGCTGACCACGTCATGCATCGTGGGCCTGCCCAATCCCAGCGACTCAAGTGATCTCGCATACTCGGGGGTGAGGCCGAGGGACTTGATGGTAACCGCGTCATGGAACGAGGCCGGTGCAAGCACCGAATCCTTCAGGCTTGCCACGTACTCGGGTGTGATACCCACCGACTTCAATGTCACCAGATCGTGCAGCGACGGCGTGCCAAGTCCCACCTGCGCCATGCTCTTCGCGTATTCCGGAGTGACCCCGACGGATCGGAGTGTGACGATCTGATTGAGGTCCTTGTCCAGATCCAATGGATAGCCGGCTTCACGCATCCTTTGGATGTATTGGAGACCACTGCCCTGCGGCGCTGCATCTGCTGAAGGTTGTGGGTTGGGATCTGGTGCGGGCTCAGGAGCTGGAAGGGCAGACGGCTGCGAGGCGGGCTGTGGAGCTGGAACGGGGGACGGCTGCGGTGCGGCCATAGCCATTGCAACGGGACCTGGATTGGCTACGGTTGCCACCGCAACGACGCTAGGTGCCGTGTCCGTGTTCCCCGTTGCTACGAGCTGGTCCGCATGATTGCGCTCGGACTTCAAACCATGGGCCACGTGAGGCGCTACATAAAGACCCAGCAGCACCACGGTGACCGCTGCCATTCGAATTCCGCTCATCGATTTCTGCTCCATCGCCTTCTCTCCCATAATTCTGCGTACTCGATTCAGAAGTGTTCCGCCATCGCCATGCAACGCAACGGCTAGCTGTAGGTGTTGCGCTCGTTGTTCTTCCAACTTCAAGAGGGCCTCTGCATATACCACAGGATCCGCGCAGCCCCTCGCGGCCACTTCATCGCAGCAAACTTCGCGGAAGTCTCGTGTTCTGCGGCTCACCCACCACATGGCCGGCTGAAAGAAGAAGAGGCATTCCACCAGCGTCTGCAGCAGGTTGCAGAAGTAGTCCCATCGCCCCACGTGCGCGAGTTCGTGAGCCAGCACGGCCTCAAGCTGATCCACCGGTAAGGACATCGCTGCGCTTAGCGGGAACAGCACGATCGTTCGCCAGATGCCGAAGACCATGGGCGAGACGACCTCGTCAGAAACACGCAGAACCACTCTGCGACTGAGTCGGAACTGCACGGAGAGTCGGTCGAAGCTGTCACGCAGATGCTGCGGCACCTTCGCCTGCGCCCTCATCCTTAAGCCTCGCAGCTCTAACCATCCACCCGCCGCGCGCAACGCAAAGACGAGCACACCCGCGAGCCAAAGAGCGTCCATCCAGGGCAAAAGAAGACTTGCATGTTCCGCGATCCATAACTCGCTGGTTCCCACCGCTGGGGCTGCCACTGGCAGCTGCTGCATGAGCGCGGCATGCATCGTGCCCAGCTGCGACACGGCGAAGTGCTGTTCGCTTTGCGTCGCATGCGAGACAAGCTGCTCCTGCTCGAAAAACGTCGCAATCGCTACCAGCGGCATCAAGGCAAGCGCGGTGAGCGCGATGCTGTAACGGACCGTCGCCGCGGCCCGTGCGGTGCATCGATCGATCACCGCGTATCCAATGGCGATGGCGGTGCTCTGCCAACAGAAGTGCAGCAACGTCCAACCCAGCGCAACCACTTCGCCCGACGATATTCCGTTGAGAGTGCTCATCCCTGCCTCCCCTTTTACGAACGCTTCCTGGCTATGAGTTTGCGAATCTCATCCAGCTCTTCATCACTGGCCGGTTCCATCTCCAGCGCACGCAGCGCAAGCTGCCCGGCGCTGCCCGCAAAGAAGCGATTGCTCAGCTCGCGCATGAATCGCTGTTCGGTCTCTTCCTTCGCAACGGCCGGACGATACACATGTGCCCGCTCCGTCACATCGCGAAGCAGCAGCCCCTTGTCCAGCATGATCTGCATCAGCTTCTGGACGCCCGTGTAGACCACCGGCCGATTCTTGTTCACTTCGACAAAGACGTCTCGCACGGTAGCTGGACCGAGCTCCCACAGGATGGAGAGTAACTCCAGCTCGCCTTCGGTCGGCTTTGGAATTTCCTTCAGTTTCTTCATGAGCCAAACCATATCCGAAGACATTCGTACATGTCAACGAAAACCTTCGTACGATGATTGTCGGCTATAAGACGCAGCGATGATGGGCGTGAAACTGGATCGTAGGCACTCGCCGCCTCCAGCAGCTTAGAGCTCACCACATGCTGAGCGAACGATCGAGCCGTAGTCGAAAACAGAATGGCGGCATGCGTGGGTGCATGCCGCCGTGACTGCCTTGAAAGCTGTCTTTTGCTCTACCAGCCGACGGCGTATCCCGTACGGCGAGGATCGGCTCCAGCGGTCATCGTACCGGTCTCCTGATCGACCACAACAGCCTGCATGCCGCCCACGGCCGCGGTGAAGGCGCCACCCGGATTCAGCACGTAGCCCATCTTCTTCAAGGCATCCATGGTGGCAGCGGGGATACGGTTCTCGATGGTGATGGAGATGGCCGCACCTGGCTTGTAGAAATTCGGTTTGGCATCCACCGCGAAGCGAGGATTCTCGACGGCCTGCTGCACAGGCAGCTTGAAGTCGATGAGGTTGACGAGCATTTCGAACTCGGTCTGGCCGATGGTTTCACCGCCGGGCGTGCCGTAGACGATGGCGACCTTGCCGTTCTTCATCACGATGACAGGGGCGTTGTTTAACAATGGGCGCTGCCCCGGCTTCACGTAGTTCACGTTGTCTGGATAAGGCGACGTCGAACCGAGGCGCATGCCGTTGTTCAACAGCAGTCCGGTATTGCCTACGACAACACCGTTGCCGAAGCCGCCACCGATGGTGGGTGTGCCTGCCACTGCATTACCGAAGGGATCGATGATCGAGAAGCTCGTGGTGTCCCGCTCGATCTCGTAGTCGTCGTTGAAGGCGGGCCCCTTTGGCGTCTCGAGCTTCGCCGTGGTTGTTGCTGGCAGCTCACCCCAGCTGGGATAGGGAATGGCCCTGCCCGCTTCCATCAACTTACCGCGCTCCAGCGCGAACTCCTTCGACAGCAGTTGCTGCGTGGGGACCGTGGTGGTGCGAGTATCGGCAACGTAATGGTAGATGTCAGCCTTCGAGATCTTGATGGCTTCCATCTCGAGGCGCAGAGCCTCGGCGCTCTGGTTGCCCATCTTCGCCAGGTCGTAGGGCTCAACCAGGTTGAGTGCCATTTCCAGTTCGAAGCCACCGCGCGACGATGAGGGATCGCTGTAGACGTCATAGCCGCGATAGGTGACGTGCAACGGCTCGGCCCACTCGGGCTTCACGGCTGCCATGTCTGCCTTGGTGATGAGGCCGCCATTCTTTTTGAAGAAGGCGTCGAACTCTTCCGCGATGTCTCCCTTATAGAAGCGATCGTAGGCTGCCTGGATGGCGGCTTCGCGTGACTGACCCTTCTTCAGCGCCATCTGCTCGGCTTCCACCAGCTTCTTCAGCGTTGCGGCGAGTGCGGGATTCTTGAAGGTGTCGCCTTCCTTCGGAGCTTTACCACCCGGCAGAAAGACTGCGGCCGTCGTCGGGAACTCAGAGAGGCGTTTCTGTGCACCGGTAATGGCGACTGCAAGCGTGCGGTCCATGGGATAGCCGTGCTCTGCGTAGTCGATCGCCGGCGCGAGGACTTCCTTGAGACTCATGGTGCCATACTTCTGGAACTGAACGAGGTAGCCACCGATGTTGCCGGGCGGCAGACCCGCCTTAACGCCCCAGTCGAGGGATTCGGGCGTCAGTTCCGATGCCTTCAGCGAAAGGGGCGCAGCGCCCGCCATGGCGAGGGTGACGACCTTCCCTTCTTTCTTCGGGTACA is a genomic window containing:
- a CDS encoding DUF1501 domain-containing protein, with product MPPKPNNATSRRSFLRYASLAAAGNAAGLRPFGMLNALASSGAAAAAAPASYKALVCVFLYGGNDGNNTIIPFDATGYGNYTKLRGPLALAQNSLLTLPGLPNFALHPNLPEIQALVNSGQAAIVANVGTLLQPTTRAQYLAGAVKPTNLFSHPDQQEEWQNVSASGSTSTGWAGRLADAMGSSHNGGASIPMVTSVAGDTLFCNGASTTPVAVSPGNTSGSTCSEGTECTARQTAAQSLLTFNSGLSLVTADDGITANSYRYAKTLADASASAAPLKTVFPANNGLAAQLKQIAQIIAIRSALGVDRQIFFCGIGNFDTHSTQLTTQATLLAGISAAIGAFYQSTQELGVADQVTTFTMSDFARTLQPNSNGGSDHGWGSHHFVVGGSVLGNKIYGTYPTLALGGPDDSGTNGRWIPSTASVQYASTLAQWFGVDQSAMAQVFPTLSGFKTTSLGFLG
- a CDS encoding TonB-dependent receptor; this translates as MNQSLFALAAGVAPALAFSTTAPAQTGCTPVAGVVHDATSAIIPGASVRLDSNDAVLGDAYGRFRIACVPAGRHMLHITFDGFSSVDLPVSVPRAADLAVRMVPAVVTTSVDVSDNDDDPAAENSPVSTGPTQTIKGQQLQSLADDPDDLLRELQQMAAAGGGSPSSATVSVDGFQGGDNHVTLPPKSSIAYIKVNPDLFSSEYRNPPFGGGQIEVYTKPGQSAYHGAVFTTNSSAWMNARDPFSVTRAAIGKQRYGFELTGPIRSKGSDFILNLEHRSIDNFATVNAVGVNAAGVQTAILQNVPAPQRLWVGMAKVDWQLGSKNTLIASFDAWHNHRENVGAGGSTLAEGAYDGELYDHNVHLTDVTTLSAKAMHEARLGIEIDGRDQVPNSFKPQLQVAGAFTSGGNSDGALRDHEVDAEFDDDVIFNFSKHLLKVGFQSEFLRERFRYTNKFNGSWIFGGGTAPVLDANHNATAGSETITGVEQYVRALNGWAGGAPTQYSNVSGTPTLNMTQYRFAFFVQDDWKVLPRLHVALGLRYYTQNKPMVHNNINPRLGISWAPDKKSTWTLHAHAGLFSGRFTAHSFAQLLGMDGTDRVTSLIYSPMCPGSFDPDTCNAFLGATPLQSIRTIQPHLPNLFYGIENIGFSHTIGKGWTISADYHLAQFWHYTRTENINAPTNGDPLGPRPLQPNVNILQWQPTARGYGNVVFMGLSNQSLKRVQLTIGSTRQAIIDENNDDPFTAPQTTGSNAGEFARRAGNALWNVFGNATAKLPWALQLSGNLNAQGDRLFNITTGFDNNGDGNFNDRPRLAATGTPICSASVTSNCGYRTPYGFLATAGAGPTLGRNAGHMPWTFNLDTNLQRTFKLRHDAKAEHPQSLTANVRSSNVLNHRNVSSVGSVVGSPLFNQPYQADNGRRVEGGLRYSF
- a CDS encoding M56 family metallopeptidase; translation: MSTLNGISSGEVVALGWTLLHFCWQSTAIAIGYAVIDRCTARAAATVRYSIALTALALMPLVAIATFFEQEQLVSHATQSEQHFAVSQLGTMHAALMQQLPVAAPAVGTSELWIAEHASLLLPWMDALWLAGVLVFALRAAGGWLELRGLRMRAQAKVPQHLRDSFDRLSVQFRLSRRVVLRVSDEVVSPMVFGIWRTIVLFPLSAAMSLPVDQLEAVLAHELAHVGRWDYFCNLLQTLVECLFFFQPAMWWVSRRTRDFREVCCDEVAARGCADPVVYAEALLKLEEQRAQHLQLAVALHGDGGTLLNRVRRIMGEKAMEQKSMSGIRMAAVTVVLLGLYVAPHVAHGLKSERNHADQLVATGNTDTAPSVVAVATVANPGPVAMAMAAPQPSPVPAPQPASQPSALPAPEPAPDPNPQPSADAAPQGSGLQYIQRMREAGYPLDLDKDLNQIVTLRSVGVTPEYAKSMAQVGLGTPSLHDLVTLKSVGITPEYVASLKDSVLAPASFHDAVTIKSLGLTPEYARSLESLGLGRPTMHDVVSMKSVGVTPEYVAALKSSGIAPADLHEAVSMKAVGVTPEYASSMAAAGFSGMNAHELISMRAQGMTPEYAKWLKSTFPGADSHAMRQATVFHIDADFIAKAKANGFNSASLEKLTKLKMSGLLN
- a CDS encoding BlaI/MecI/CopY family transcriptional regulator; the protein is MKKLKEIPKPTEGELELLSILWELGPATVRDVFVEVNKNRPVVYTGVQKLMQIMLDKGLLLRDVTERAHVYRPAVAKEETEQRFMRELSNRFFAGSAGQLALRALEMEPASDEELDEIRKLIARKRS
- the ggt gene encoding gamma-glutamyltransferase, translating into MTRTRCVVAAIAVAACLVTSSRTAHAQDPDGGSGRGRALPAYRPNVPAVHGIVAAGHPLAAMAGLQMMLKGGNAFDAAIAVGTTLNMMEPQMNSIGGNGFMTMYPKKEGKVVTLAMAGAAPLSLKASELTPESLDWGVKAGLPPGNIGGYLVQFQKYGTMSLKEVLAPAIDYAEHGYPMDRTLAVAITGAQKRLSEFPTTAAVFLPGGKAPKEGDTFKNPALAATLKKLVEAEQMALKKGQSREAAIQAAYDRFYKGDIAEEFDAFFKKNGGLITKADMAAVKPEWAEPLHVTYRGYDVYSDPSSSRGGFELEMALNLVEPYDLAKMGNQSAEALRLEMEAIKISKADIYHYVADTRTTTVPTQQLLSKEFALERGKLMEAGRAIPYPSWGELPATTTAKLETPKGPAFNDDYEIERDTTSFSIIDPFGNAVAGTPTIGGGFGNGVVVGNTGLLLNNGMRLGSTSPYPDNVNYVKPGQRPLLNNAPVIVMKNGKVAIVYGTPGGETIGQTEFEMLVNLIDFKLPVQQAVENPRFAVDAKPNFYKPGAAISITIENRIPAATMDALKKMGYVLNPGGAFTAAVGGMQAVVVDQETGTMTAGADPRRTGYAVGW